The genomic stretch GCGTTGTCCTCGGCCTCGAAGCCGATTGGGCATTGGAAGGCACGGGTATAGAGGCTGTGGTAGCCCGGCCGGGCATGCTCGAAGCGGCTGCCAAGCAGTGGCAGGGGCCGGCCCAGCAAGTCGTCGCAAATCACTTTCAGCGAGACCAGGCAGAACTCTGCATTGAAAGCAGTCAGCGCCGGGCTGTCGCGGTAATCGCTGGCGCTGAGCCAGACACGCTGGCCGTCGTCGATCAGGCGCAGTTGGAAGACTGTTCCCAGCAGTGCCGGAAAGCGCAGCGCCAGGCGCAAGGCGTCACCCAAAGTGGCACTGGAGAGCAGGGCGTAACCGAGCATGCCATAGCACGACACGTGCATGCGCTGGCCCAGCTCCAGGCCGATGTCTTCGCGCCGGGCGACGGCATTGGCACACACCTGCAGCTCTTGCTGGGTGGTGATGCGCGCGTCTGCATGCCCCAGGTCCGCCGGGCCGATGCCACTGCCGGCGAGCAAGGCCGAAGCCTCGCAACCCTCTGCCTGAAAGACGTTGAGGATCAGCGAAACCGCGTTGAGGGTGGTCAGGTGGCTGTGCAGCATGCTCGGTATCCCGTTGGTTGGGATGCATTATGGAGCAAGTTGTGTGCCGCAAACCTGGGGCAGCGCAACCGCGCTAGATCATGCAGGCAAAAAAAAAGGCCCGATGCATGCGCTCGGGCCTTTGAAAGGTTGAGAGGTGTCTAGTCCCTCGACCTGGTGAGACAGTTGAAGCGGTCGGTTACGCCTTCAGCGGAACCAGACGCGGTGCAATCATGTTTTCTGGGCGCAGGATGTCGTTGAGCATCTCTTCGTCCAGCAGCTTCTCTTCGCGTACCAGTTCCAGCACACCGCGGCCTGTTTCCAGAGCAACACGGGCGATACGGGTGGCGTTTTCGTAGCCGATGTAAGGGTTCAGGGCTGTGACCAGGCCGATCGAGTGCTCGACCAGTTCACGGCAGCGCTGTTCGTTGGCAGTGATGCCGACGATGCAGTGCTCGCGCAGCATGTCCATGGCGCGCTGGAGCAGGCGGATCGAGTCGAAGATCTTGTAGGCGATCAGCGGCTCCATCACGTTCAGCTGCAGCTGGCCACCTTCGGCGGCGACGGTCAGGGCCAGGTCGTTGCCCATGATGGCGAAGGCCACCTGGTTGACGGCTTCCGGGATAACCGGGTTGACCTTGCCTGGCATGATCGAGCTGCCTGGCTGACGCGCTGGCAGGTTGATCTCGTTGATGCCGGTACGCGGGCCGCTGGACAGCAGGCGCAGGTCGTTGCAGATCTTCGACAGCTTGACCGCGGTACGCTTGAGCATGCCGGAGAACAGCACGAAGGCGCCCATGTCGGAGGTGGCTTCGATCAGGTCGGCAGCCGGGACCAGCGGCTGGCCGCTGATGGTTGCCAGGCGCTGTACGGCGAGCATCTGGTAGCCCGGGTCGGCGTTGATGCCGGTACCGATGGCAGTACCACCCAGGTTGATTTCGGTCAGCAGCTCCGGCGCCAGCGAACGCAGACGGTTGAGGTCTTCGGTCATGGTGGTGGCGAAGGCGCGGAATTCCTGGCCCAGGGTCATCGGCACGGCGTCCTGCAGCTGGGTACGGCCCATCTTCAGTACGTGGTCGAACTCTTTACCTTTGGCGGCGAAGGCCTGGATCAGGCTGTCGAGGCTGGCGAGCAGGGCGTCATGACCCAGCAGCAGACCCAGGCGGATCGCAGTTGGGTAGGCGTCGTTGGTCGACTGCGCCATGTTCACGTCGTTGTTCGGGTGCAGGTACTGGTACTCACCCTTCTGGTGGCCCATGGCCTCCAGCGCGATGTTGGCGATGACTTCGTTGGCGTTCATGTTGGTAGAAGTACCAGCACCGCCTTGAATCATGTCCACCACGAACTGCTCGTGGTAGTCGCCTTTGATCAGCCGGCCGCAGGCGGCGCTGATGGCGGCGTGCTTGGCATCGCTCAGGTGCCCCAGCTCTCGGTTGGCGTCAGCAGCAGCCTGCTTGACCATCGCCAGGCCCACTACCAGTTTCGGGTAGTGCGACAGCGGAACACCGGAGAGGTGGAAGTTGTTGGCAGCGCGCAGGGTCTGGATGCCGTAGTAGGCATCAGCAGGAACTTCAAGGGTACCCAGCAGATCTTTTTCGACGCGGAACGATGCAGCGGCAGACATGATGTATATCATCTCGAATTTGACCCGGCACATGCCGGAATGGCGCTAATCCTAGGCCCGAAGAGGATTTTGCGGCCAATGCTGTTGCACGCTAACCTATGCACAAACGGCATAGTGTTTCATGTGACGCCAATTGACATTCGAGCGTGTTCCATTTTGGTGCATGCCGGGAGATGTGCTTCGTGAACCTGGAAAGCAAATGGCTGGAAGACTTCAGCGCCCTGGCTGCCACGCGCAGTTTTTCGCAAGCGGCAGAGCGGCGTTTCGTCACTCAACCGGCCTTCAGTCGACGTATTCGCAGCCTCGAAGCAGCCTTGGGCCTGCAGCTGGTGAATCGTTCCCGCACCCCGATTGAACTGACCGAGGCCGGGCAGCTGTTTCTGGTCACTGCGCGCACCGTTGTCGACCAGTTGAGCGAAATTCTGCGCCATTTGCACCACCTCGAAGGTGGCCAGGGCGAGGTTATCCAAGTGGCGGCGGCGCACTCCCTGGCGTCGGGGTTTTTCCCACGTTGGGTGGCCCAGTTGCGCAACGACGGGTTGAACATTGCCACCCGTCTGGTGGCGACCAACGTGGGTGATGCGGTGCATGCCCTGCGCGAAGGCGGTTGCGACCTGATGCTGGCCTTCTATGACCCCGATGCCGCGCTGCAGATGGATGCCGAGATCTTCCCGTCGCTGCACATGGGCACCACCGAAATGTTGCCGGTGTGTGCCGTGGATGCCGACGGCCAGCCCTTGTTCGATCTGGAAGGCGAGGGCAGCGTGCCACTTTTGGCCTACACCGCCGGTGCCTTCCTCGGCCGTTCGGTGAACCTGTTGCTGCGCCAGCGCAACCTGCGCTACACCACTGTTTATGAAACCGCCATGGCCGACAGCCTCAAGAGCATGGCGCTGGAGGGCATGGGCATTGCCTGGGTGCCACGCCTGTCGATGCGCGGCGAGCTGGAGCGGGGTGAGCTGGCCATCTGCGGTGGCAGCCAATGGCACGTGCCCCTGGAAATCCGCCTGTACCGCTGCGCCCTGGTGCGTAAGGCCAACGTGCGCTTGTTGTGGCGCAAGCTGGAAGGGGCGGCGGCGGTTGACCCAAAAGTCAGCCAAAGCCCCGAAAAATAAGGCCGACAGTTGGTCGCCGGGGGTGCCAGCATCGCCCAGGGTTACGGTATACTGCGCGGCCTTTAGACCGGATAGCTCCGGTCCTGATCAGCAAACAAGCCACGCCGGTCGTCCCGCGTGGCTTGTTGTTTTTTGACGCGCCCAAGGGCGCACAAGCGAAGAGGCTCGACGATGAGTGCACTGGTTGGCGTGATCATGGGCTCCAAGTCCGATTGGTCCACCCTTAGCCACACCGCCGATATGCTGGAAAAACTCGGCATTCCCTACGAAGTGAAGGTGGTTTCCGCCCACCGCACCCCGGATCTGCTGTTCCAGTATGCCGAAGAGGCCGAAGGCCGTGGCATCGAGGTGATCATCGCCGGTGCCGGTGGCGCAGCCCACCTGCCAGGCATGTGCGCCGCCAAGACCCACCTGCCGGTGCTGGGCGTGCCGGTGCAGTCGTCGATGCTGTCGGGTGTCGATTCGCTGCTGTCGATCGTGCAGATGCCGGCGGGCGTTCCGGTCGCGACCCTGGCCATCGGCCGGGCGGGCGCGATCAACGCTGCATTGCTGTCGGCGAGCATCCTGGGCGCCAAGTACCCGCAGTACCACGCGGCGCTCAAGCAGTTCCGCACGGAACAGACCGACACCGTGCTGGACAATCCAGACCCGCGCCAGGCTTGAGGCTGACCCCATGAAGATCGGTGTAATCGGTGGCGGCCAGCTCGGCCGCATGCTGGCCCTGGCGGGTACTCCGCTGGGCATGAACTTCGCGTTCCTCGACCCGGCTGCAGATGCCTGCGCCGCCCCTCTGGGCGAGCACCTGCGCGCCGACTACGGTGACCAGGACCATCTGCGCCAGCTGGCCGACGAAGTCGACCTGGTGACCTTCGAGTTCGAAAGCGTCCCGGCCGAAACCGTGGCCTTCCTCTCGCAGTTCGTCCCGGTCTACCCAAGCGCCGAAGCGCTGCGTATTGCCCGCGACCGCCTGTTCGAGAAGAGCATGTTCCGCGACCTGGGTATTCCGACCCCGGCCTTTGCCGACATCCTCTCCCAGGCAGACCTGGACGCCGCGGTCGCCAGCATCGGCCTGCCAGCCGTGCTCAAGACCCGCACCCTGGGCTACGACGGCAAGGGCCAGAAGGTCCTGCGCAGTGCTGAAGACGTGGTCGACACCTTCGCCGAGCTGGGCAGCGTGCCGTGCCTGCTGGAAGGCTTCGTGCCGTTCACCGGCGAAGTCTCGCTGGTGGCCGTCCGTGCCCGCGATGGCGAAACCCGCTTCTATCCGTTGGTGCACAACACCCACGAGAGCGGCATCCTGCGTCTGTCGGTGGCCAGCGAAGCGCACCCGCTGCAAGGCCTGGCCGAAGACTACGTCGGCCGTGTGCTGAAGCAGCTGGACTATGTCGGCGTGATGGCGTTCGAGTTCTTCGAAGTCGACGGTGGCCTCAAGGCCAACGAAATCGCCCCGCGTGTGCACAACTCCGGGCACTGGACCATCGAAGGCGCCGAGTGCAGCCAGTTCGAGAACCACCTGCGCGCTGTCGCCGGCCTGCCGCTGGGCTCGACCGCCAAGGTCGGTGAAAGCGCCATGCTCAACTTCATCGGTGAAGTACCTGCGGTGGATAAAGTGGTCGCTATCGAAGACTGCCACCTGCACCACTATGGCAAGGCCTTCAAGGTCGGGCGCAAGGTTGGCCATGCCACCCTGCGTTGCCAGGACATGGCCACCCTCAAGCGCAAGATTGCCGAAGTAGAGGCGCTGATCAGCAACTGATCGGGCTGTAAATCGAACTTCTGCAAGCGGCTTGCCCTCTGAACATGGCAACAGGCCAAAGCCCGTCTAGGCTTTGGCTTGTTCCATCTTCACTGCAGAGGGATTGCCATGGGCATCATTGGAACCATCTTCATCGGCCTCATCGTTGGCCTGCTGGCCCGCTTCATCAAGCCGGGCGACGACAGCATGGGCTGGATCATGACCATCCTGCTGGGTATTGCCGGCTCCTTGATCGCCACCTACGGCGGTCAGGCACTGGGCATTTATCAGGCTGGGCAGGCCGCAGGGTTCTTCGGCGCGCTGGTCGGTGCCGTCGTCCTTCTGGTGATCTACGGATTAATCAAGAAACGCTGAATACCGTTTAGAATGCTCGGCAATTCATCCGAGTTGCCGAGCATTTT from Pseudomonas kermanshahensis encodes the following:
- a CDS encoding AraC family transcriptional regulator, whose protein sequence is MLHSHLTTLNAVSLILNVFQAEGCEASALLAGSGIGPADLGHADARITTQQELQVCANAVARREDIGLELGQRMHVSCYGMLGYALLSSATLGDALRLALRFPALLGTVFQLRLIDDGQRVWLSASDYRDSPALTAFNAEFCLVSLKVICDDLLGRPLPLLGSRFEHARPGYHSLYTRAFQCPIGFEAEDNAFAFERRWLDTPLPLADPITHKAMSERCRRLNLEFTGRQAWLGKIRQLLAQQLDAAPGLEGLARQMNCSSRTLRRHLQALGSSYQQLLDELRFERAKQLLADEQMPIYRIAETLGFSETASFRHAFQRWSGVAPSHFRG
- the aspA gene encoding aspartate ammonia-lyase → MSAAASFRVEKDLLGTLEVPADAYYGIQTLRAANNFHLSGVPLSHYPKLVVGLAMVKQAAADANRELGHLSDAKHAAISAACGRLIKGDYHEQFVVDMIQGGAGTSTNMNANEVIANIALEAMGHQKGEYQYLHPNNDVNMAQSTNDAYPTAIRLGLLLGHDALLASLDSLIQAFAAKGKEFDHVLKMGRTQLQDAVPMTLGQEFRAFATTMTEDLNRLRSLAPELLTEINLGGTAIGTGINADPGYQMLAVQRLATISGQPLVPAADLIEATSDMGAFVLFSGMLKRTAVKLSKICNDLRLLSSGPRTGINEINLPARQPGSSIMPGKVNPVIPEAVNQVAFAIMGNDLALTVAAEGGQLQLNVMEPLIAYKIFDSIRLLQRAMDMLREHCIVGITANEQRCRELVEHSIGLVTALNPYIGYENATRIARVALETGRGVLELVREEKLLDEEMLNDILRPENMIAPRLVPLKA
- a CDS encoding LysR substrate-binding domain-containing protein, with the protein product MNLESKWLEDFSALAATRSFSQAAERRFVTQPAFSRRIRSLEAALGLQLVNRSRTPIELTEAGQLFLVTARTVVDQLSEILRHLHHLEGGQGEVIQVAAAHSLASGFFPRWVAQLRNDGLNIATRLVATNVGDAVHALREGGCDLMLAFYDPDAALQMDAEIFPSLHMGTTEMLPVCAVDADGQPLFDLEGEGSVPLLAYTAGAFLGRSVNLLLRQRNLRYTTVYETAMADSLKSMALEGMGIAWVPRLSMRGELERGELAICGGSQWHVPLEIRLYRCALVRKANVRLLWRKLEGAAAVDPKVSQSPEK
- the purE gene encoding 5-(carboxyamino)imidazole ribonucleotide mutase, encoding MSALVGVIMGSKSDWSTLSHTADMLEKLGIPYEVKVVSAHRTPDLLFQYAEEAEGRGIEVIIAGAGGAAHLPGMCAAKTHLPVLGVPVQSSMLSGVDSLLSIVQMPAGVPVATLAIGRAGAINAALLSASILGAKYPQYHAALKQFRTEQTDTVLDNPDPRQA
- a CDS encoding 5-(carboxyamino)imidazole ribonucleotide synthase, coding for MKIGVIGGGQLGRMLALAGTPLGMNFAFLDPAADACAAPLGEHLRADYGDQDHLRQLADEVDLVTFEFESVPAETVAFLSQFVPVYPSAEALRIARDRLFEKSMFRDLGIPTPAFADILSQADLDAAVASIGLPAVLKTRTLGYDGKGQKVLRSAEDVVDTFAELGSVPCLLEGFVPFTGEVSLVAVRARDGETRFYPLVHNTHESGILRLSVASEAHPLQGLAEDYVGRVLKQLDYVGVMAFEFFEVDGGLKANEIAPRVHNSGHWTIEGAECSQFENHLRAVAGLPLGSTAKVGESAMLNFIGEVPAVDKVVAIEDCHLHHYGKAFKVGRKVGHATLRCQDMATLKRKIAEVEALISN
- a CDS encoding GlsB/YeaQ/YmgE family stress response membrane protein, with translation MGIIGTIFIGLIVGLLARFIKPGDDSMGWIMTILLGIAGSLIATYGGQALGIYQAGQAAGFFGALVGAVVLLVIYGLIKKR